The Ptychodera flava strain L36383 chromosome 16, AS_Pfla_20210202, whole genome shotgun sequence region TTCTAATTCTAGATAGATAACCAAACATGTTTGGCCTTccacaaaaacataaaatgaaagTATCCATAGTACATGCAGTCTGCAAAAATGGCATTTCTATTCTCAGTCTAGCATGTTGAAAAAGCCAAGTTTTAAGAACACAAAtttacattgttgccatggtaaaaggacattaaaaaatggaattacaaaaattagtaaaattggATATTTAACTTGATGAATTGTCATTTTGATGCATTTTGAACTGTGTTGATATCTATTCTCACTTTCAAGCTGTCTTTGTGAGAACAATTGTTTCACGCAAAATGCATTGACATTCCactctgttgtttgttttaacctttgaccttacaGGTGCCTGGTCAAAATTCACACTGGAGGGTCAAGGTCCTAGTCCAGGACAGAAGTTCAACGATCCAAGTGGTTTAACATTTCACAACGACAAACTTCTGGTGTGTGACAAAGGCAACAACGTTGTTCAGATACTGAACAAAGACTACACATGTGAAAAGGTGCTAGGAAGTTTCAGCGGTCAGTTTGCCAAACCATTCAAGCCACAGTCTGTAGCAGTCTCTCAGGACAACCACTACTACATACTTGATGacaacaatttgcaaattattgtctgtgatcaaaataataaagttataaGAATAATTACTTTACCTGGAGACACAAATCCCAGGTGCATAGCTCTCTTGAAAGGGTTTGTTTTGGTCACTGATATCAAAGGTCATAGGTTACTCAAGTACACCACGAATGGTCAATATGTTGGAGAGATTGGTAGTCCAGGTCATGGCCGTACAGAATTCAACTGTCCCTGCTTTGTCGCTGTCAACAGTAGGGATGTCATCATGGTGTCTGACTGTGACAATCactgcatcaagtgttttgatgCTGAGTTCAATTACCTGTACCAATACGGTGAGTTCGGTACCGGCGATAGTCAGCTGTACTACCCAGAGAGCATTGCCGTTGATGGCGCTgacaatgtttatgtttgtgatgccGGCAATGCTAGGATTTCGATTTGGAGTCGAGATAGGACTTTTATAGGTCATCTGTTCCAACATCAAGTGAGCTGGCCCTGGTACATTGCAGTCAGCCGAGACAGAATCTGTGTTAGAGGGATGAATGACGAACACATCACAGTATTTTCTAAGTAGACAGAAACACCAAGATGATGTGTATGTctgcatttcatcaaaatattgcatttctgtcaaaactttTGGCGCAATGCAATTTTCCGATTATCGCTCAAGCGTGACGACGAACGAATCGCACCATTTACATCATGTTTACATTCCAAAAACCATCTATTTCTCACATTTAGAAAGAtagtttttgcaaaatattattcTATGTTGATGTCGCCTCATGTCTACAGTAAATATAAGCCCAAATGATGTTGTTTCCTGATAATTTTCACTCAGAAAATTTAGGAACTTTGACAAGGTGTGCCAAACAATCAAGTTACGTTTCCGTATTTGACACGCAAGGCCCAAGGCGCAGCGTGATGCAGTTCTGTGAACAGATGAAATGAAGTTGAAAGGATCACATTTTGTAGacaaaatactgaatgaatgcTGTATATTGGTGACAATCGCTTCACCTCTTGGGTACAAATATACCATAGGTGAGgtatttgcaacaatttacagatacaaatatgtataatttTGACGTGACCGGTGTCTGAAATGCAGTGTACACCCTGTGTGTGCACTGCATTATACTAATTCCACTATGGCACTAGACTTGGGCGAATCAACAATTGTGCGTGCAAaatggattttgaaaaaatacctgTGCATCCGGTGATGTCTCTTTTGATCTGGGATGGCAATATTTCCACTTAATAATAGTAATTGATTCTGTCACTGTGAACGACATAAATGAGAGAGCCAGCACCGATCGATTCGACCCCATCGCGGTTTACTGAGCATATGGCTGAACTCAAGTCAAGGTCATGAGTAGAGGGCGCTGGTTGGCCCATGCATCACAGGACTATGACTGAGCCAACAGCGTACTGAGATGAGAGATGACATACGTGAAGCTTTTGAAGCTTTGGGTAGCAATTTTCAACGTTTTAGAGAATTTGAGTGCGCAATATTGTAGTTTACACAATAGTGTAAATGTACAATTCAATTTCTGTCACATATGAAACACGACCTTGTTCactttttttagctactatagactatagtctatagaagctattgggatgggtatccgtccggcgtccgtcgtcagtctgtatgtatgtatgtatgtatgtatgtatgtatgtccgtttgtgaggcgtccgtccactcaaatatcttgagaaccgcagtacttactgattcgatatttgttgtgtagattaaaaatatgattttgagaaactattttttttaattttttgatattgttgaaaataggcaaattaatgccaaaaaaggtgtttttgataaaaatcttcttcttcataaccgctggtcagacagctttgttatttggtatacaggtccctaggggtaacccaacttagatttgttcaaattgtgatgaaatatgcaaatgtgtatttttaaggaatttttttgtcatttttggtcaaaatttgacttgcattgtatgtaattcttgtactgtataaaccctatcaattcacccagaaaaaaataattaatatgattttaaataattgaattaattaggaaatcatcaaagccaaaataatttttatgtagaattatcagaaagttcaacttttttgacagttcatagtgaaatgcttaccatcttggaggattgaaacatgtaaaggcaactttcctgaatcccaactttgacatattctgaaccgtcatttattgtgccctgtatgttatctaaaagaaattgctcaaaatagtcaatagagatagagatagagaaagttctaattccatttatggttgacttggtaaggataaaataaaattactttttgaggaaaaaaatagagtggtcaattaaaagagtggtcaaagtgatagggtttttatggtaaagcttggctgtaagattcctcatgtgctatttatagcaattgtgcaatctgtgtaaacagtgcaatgaaagttacatgattccttataatgctttgatgaccttgaacttcttaagtttcaaacatttgtctcttcagtgtgctttctctgagtatgtacagtctcaacttattcaacagaactcacttacaatgttaatgaaagatatccaccttcttcatcaatacatgtgtcacaaaaggttattctctacatattacacagcagagctctgtca contains the following coding sequences:
- the LOC139114181 gene encoding tripartite motif-containing protein 2-like; protein product: MLSYLNHLLTFGGAVDIMTAQKQMKDQQQHYDDLTNVPCGDTDSDLVFTENPDCLQIDLGVVRGNHLTKQGKAIISEVERKGGGRMETVTRKREERSVTKTGNTGVQVIGGRERCVVGKKQKQPEALVVRAKHRQPTKEVQPTKRETKVTKTKQSNLPCVFADSPGAWSKFTLEGQGPSPGQKFNDPSGLTFHNDKLLVCDKGNNVVQILNKDYTCEKVLGSFSGQFAKPFKPQSVAVSQDNHYYILDDNNLQIIVCDQNNKVIRIITLPGDTNPRCIALLKGFVLVTDIKGHRLLKYTTNGQYVGEIGSPGHGRTEFNCPCFVAVNSRDVIMVSDCDNHCIKCFDAEFNYLYQYGEFGTGDSQLYYPESIAVDGADNVYVCDAGNARISIWSRDRTFIGHLFQHQVSWPWYIAVSRDRICVRGMNDEHITVFSK